A window of Kangiella sp. TOML190 genomic DNA:
ATGGATTATGTTACCCTATTGAAATCAAAATCATAGCTTAAAAACTTAGAGCTTTTTATGAAAATGAAAAAACGCTTTAGTTCGCGTCGAGGGATCTATTTGCTACCCAATTTGCTCACAACCGCTGGTTTGTTTGCGGGTTTTTATGCGGTAGTAGCTTCTATGCAAGGCCGCTTTGAGTACGCCGCGATTGCAATTTTTATCGCCATGATAATGGATGGCCTTGATGGTCGTATGGCCAGAATGGCTAACGCACAAAGCGATTTTGGTGCTGAGTATGACTCTATGGCGGATATGGTCTCTTTCGGTATAGCACCGGCATTGGTGATCTATAACTGGGCACTTTCTGATTTAGGTAAATTTGGTTGGCTCGCAACCTTCGTCTATGTAGTGGCCGCTGCTTTGCGACTGGCTCGCTTCAATACCCAAGTCGAAACTGCCGACAAACGCTATTTCCAAGGATTGGCGAGTCCGTCCGCGGCGGCGATTCTAGCCGGTTTGGTTTGGTTGGGCGCTGAGTACCAGTGGCAGGCGGGGGCTTACGGAGTTTACATCGGTATTTTAACAATCGTTACCGGTCTATTAATGGTCAGTAACTTCCGTTATTCCAGTTTTAAAGAAGTTAAGTGGAAAGAAAAGGTTCCATTTATCGGTATGCTGGTGGTGGTTCTGCTGTTTATCCTTATTGCTTCGGAACCGCCCTTGGTGCTGTTTGTGGGTTTCGGGATCTACGCACTGTCGGGACCTTTAATGACCGTCTGGCGTATTAAAGACATTCGTGCCGAGCGCAAACAACGTCAGCTTGAAATGGGCGCTGATTCTACTGCTGAAACTGAGCGTGTTGATGGGCCTGATGTAAACGGTAGCGAGACCGACAAAAGCAAAGAGTAAGAGTTGTTTATTTTTAGGTAAATTGACAGCCAAACGCAGAGTTTCTCACCTGATATAGTTTTACAATAATAAGCACACCGTTTCGGATTAGAAATTCTAACTCGAAATGGTGGTTATCAATAAATATTGAGCGCTTTTTAAGCTCCAAAGCTAGCCGCAAAATTATTTTTGAAAAAGTTTCAAAAAAGGCTTGCCAGCCTAACAAAAGCCCCTATAATGCGCACCACTTTCGAGGCAAATGCAGCGAAATGAATGGCAAGAAGCCTAAAGGTTAAATTTTTTATAAAAACTTAACAAAAAATATTGACAGGAAGTAAGGGCGATATATAATGTGCGCCCACTCGAGCGAAGCAGGTTCTTCGCCGGGATGTTCTTTAACAGTATATAAGACAATTTGTGTGGGCACTTACGTTGATGATGCATCGCATTATCAGTGAAGTGACCAACACCCTAAAATTAATTCGATAACGATTTATTTTTATATAAGTTGGTGATTCATTGAGCAAAAGATTAGAGACTATTTTCCAGTCTCGCAAAACTTTAAACTGAAGAGTTTGATCATGGCTCAGATTGAACGCTGGCGGTATGCTTAACACATGCAAGTCGAACGGTAACAGCAGAGCTTGCTCTGGCTGACGAGTGGCGGACGGGTGAGTAACACGTAGAAATCTACCGAGTAGTGGGGGATAGCCAGAAGAAATTCTGATTAATACCGCATGTGCACTACGGTGTAAAGGGGGCCTCTATTTATAAGCTCTCGCTATTTGATGAGTCTGCGTCAGATTAGCTAGATGGTGGGGTAATGGCCTACCATGGCGACGATCTGTAGCTGGTCTGAGAGGATGATCAGCCACACTGGGACTGAGACACGGCCCAGACTCCTACGGGAGGCAGCAGTGGGGAATATTGGACAATGGGGGCAACCCTGATCCAGCAATACCGCGTGTGTGAAGAAGGCCTTCGGGTTGTAAAGCACTTTCAATAGGGAGGAAAGGTTGCTAATTAATACTTAGTGGCTGTGACGTTACCTATAGAAGAAGCACCGGCTAACTCCGTGCCAGCAGCCGCGGTAATACGGAGGGTGCAAGCGTTAATCGGAATTACTGGGCGTAAAGCGCGCGTAGGCGGATAATTAAGTCAGATGTGAAAGCCCTGGGCTCAACCTGGGAACTGCATTTGATACTGGTTATCTAGAGTACAGTAGAGGGGGGTGGAATTCCAGGTGTAGCGGTGAAATGCGTAGAGATCTGGAGGAACATCAGTGGCGAAGGCGACCCCCTGGACTGATACTGACGCTGAGGTGCGAAAGCGTGGGTAGCGAACAGGATTAGATACCCTGGTAGTCCACGCCGTAAACGATGTCTATTAGCTGTTGGGCATATTAAAATGCTTAGTGGCGTAGCTAACGCGATAAATAGACCGCCTGGGGAGTACGGCCGCAAGGTTAAAACTCAAATGAATTGACGGGGGCCCGCACAAGCGGTGGAGCATGTGGTTTAATTCGATGCAACGCGAAGAACCTTACCAGGTCTTGACATCCAGAGAACTTTCCAGAGATGGATTGGTGCCTTCGGGAACTCTGAGACAGGTGCTGCATGGCTGTCGTCAGCTCGTGTCGTGAGATGTTGGGTTAAGTCCCGTAACGAGCGCAACCCTTGTCCTTAGTTGCTAACATTTAGTTGAGAACTCTAAGGAGACTGCCGGTGACAAACCGGAGGAAGGTGGGGACGACGTCAAGTCATCATGGCCCTTACGACCTGGGCTACACACGTGCTACAATGGGCAGTACAGAGGGTTGCCAACCCGCGAGGGGGAGCTAATCTCACAAAGCTGTTCGTAGTCCGGATTGTACTCTGCAACTCGAGTGCATGAAGTCGGAATCGCTAGTAATCGTGGATCAGAATGCCACGGTGAATACGTTCCCGGGCCTTGTACACACCGCCCGTCACACCATGGGAGTTGATTGCACCAGAAGTAGCTAGCTTAATATCGGGCGGTTACCACGGTGTGGTTGATGACTGGGGTGAAGTCGTAACAAGGTAGCCGTAGGGGAACCTGCGGCTGGATCACCTCCTTAACGACAACGATGCAACGTTTCGTAAGTGTTCACACAAATTGTCTTATAGAATGGAACAATCGGTTGTGCAGGCCATGTGTGTCTGTAACAAGACAGATAATAGGTCTGTAGCTCAGCTGGTTAGAGCGCACCCCTGATAAGGGTGAGGTCGGCAGTTCAAGTCTGCCCAGACCTACCAAATTTTGCGTAAAGCTTTGTTGGTTTCTTGGTCGTTTATTTTTAATAAACTTCCCGACGAAACCGTCGCGCTTTGACACAAAATTGAGTATCAATGCTTTTAACCGAAGCACATCTTACGAAGTAATTTTGTTGCTACTTGAGGCGCTTGAGTGTTGAGCGAAGGAGTTACCATCAGGGTAATGACTGAGTCGAAACGCAAGAGCAACGATAATGAGCGGCAAAAGGACGAGATAAGGGGCTATAGCTCAGCTGGGAGAGCGCCTGCCTTGCACGCAGGAGGTCAGCAGTTCGATCCTGCTTAGCTCCACCATTTTTGCGTTTAGCATTGTTAGTTACTTAGTCGTTTACTAGAGTAAACTTTCTGCGTAACTGCCGCGCTAAAGCACAAAAAACGACCATTGACCGATTGTTTAAGTATTTAGAGCAAAACCAGAAGGTTTTGCTCTGGGTATTTATACCAGAGCGAGTTCTTTAACAATTAGGTAGAAGCAAAGTAAATGAGTAACAAAAGAGTTTTAATAATTTTGTAAGCGAATTTGTATTCATCATGTTGGCGTTAGCGATTCGAAGTCGGAATTGTTAACACGTAATACGGTTATTTGAAGATACCGAAGTGGTGATTGCTGAGGTTGGCTAGGGCTATACAAAAGGCCTGGTTAAGCGAAGTGATCGAAAACTATTTGGGGTTATATAGTCAAGTGACTAAGAGCATGCGGTGGATGCCTTGGCGACAGAAGGCGATGAAGGACGTGGTAGTCTGCGATAAGCCCGGGGGAGTTGACAACAAACGTGATATCCCGGGATTTCCGAATGGGGAAACCCAGTGACTGTAAGGTCATTATCTTTATCTGAATACATAGGATAAAGAGGCGAACGCGGGGAACTGAAACATCTAAGTACCCGTAGGAACAGAAATCAAACGAGATTTCCTTAGTAGCGGCGAGCGAACGGGAATTAGCCCTTAAGCTTCTTATGCGTTAGTGGAATGGTCTGGAAAGTCCAGCGATACGAGGTGATAGCCCTGTACACGAAAGCGCGTTTTAAGTGAAAACGAGTAGGTCGGGACACGTGATATCTTGACTGAACATGGGGGGACCATCCTCCAAGGCTAAATACTCTCTGTCGACCGATAGTGAACCAGTACCGTGAGGGAAAGGCGAAAAGAACCCCAGTGAGGGGAGTGAAATAGAACCTGAAACCGCATGCTTACAAGCAGTGGGAGCTAGATTTTAGTCTAGTGACTGCGTACCTTTTGTATAATGGGTCAGCGACTTACTCTTCAGTAGCAAGGTTAACCGTTTAGGGGAGCCGTAGGGAAACCGAGTCTTAATAGGGCGTTTAGTTGCTGGAGGTAGACCCGAAACCCGGTGATCTATCCATGGTCAGGTTGAAGGTGAGGTAACACTTACTGGAGGACCGAACCCACTTATGTTGCAAAATGAGGGGATGAACTGTGGATTGGAGTGAAAGGCTAATCAAACCGGGAGATAGCTGGTTCTCCTCGAAATCTATTTAGGTAGAGCCTCGCGTCTTACCCTGGGGGGTAGAGCACTGTTTCGGCTAGGGGGTCATCCCGACTTACCAACCCGATGCAAACTCCGAATACCCAGGAGTACAATCGCGGGAGACACACGGCGGGTGCTAACGTCCGTCGTGGAAAGGGAAACAACCCAGACCGCCAGCTAAGGTCCCAAAGTGTATGTTAAGTGGGAAACGATGTGGGAAGGCTTAGACAGCTAGGAGGTTGGCTTAGAAGCAGCCACCCTTTAAAGAAAGCGTAATAGCTCACTAGTCGAGTCGGCCTGCGCGGAAGATGTAACGGGGCTAAACATACCACCGAAGCTGCGGATGCGATACTTCACTTAAGTTTATTTGCTGTAGAGCAGTGAGCACGTTTTTTGTGCGAACAAAGCGCCTCCGAACGTTGAGTCGGTGAGGTGTTCTAGAGTAAGTGAGTTTAAGGAAGTATCGCATGGTAGAGGAGCGTTCTGTAAGCCGTTGAAGGTGAGCCGGGAGGTTTGCTGGAGGTATCAGAAGTGCGAATG
This region includes:
- the pssA gene encoding CDP-diacylglycerol--serine O-phosphatidyltransferase, which produces MKMKKRFSSRRGIYLLPNLLTTAGLFAGFYAVVASMQGRFEYAAIAIFIAMIMDGLDGRMARMANAQSDFGAEYDSMADMVSFGIAPALVIYNWALSDLGKFGWLATFVYVVAAALRLARFNTQVETADKRYFQGLASPSAAAILAGLVWLGAEYQWQAGAYGVYIGILTIVTGLLMVSNFRYSSFKEVKWKEKVPFIGMLVVVLLFILIASEPPLVLFVGFGIYALSGPLMTVWRIKDIRAERKQRQLEMGADSTAETERVDGPDVNGSETDKSKE